A genomic stretch from Gorilla gorilla gorilla isolate KB3781 chromosome 20, NHGRI_mGorGor1-v2.1_pri, whole genome shotgun sequence includes:
- the CAPNS1 gene encoding calpain small subunit 1 isoform X1: MFLVNSFLKGGGGGGGGGGGLGGGLGNVLGGLISGAGGGGGGGGGGGGGGGGGGTAMRILGGVISAISEAAAQYNPEPPPPRTHYSNIEANESEEVRQFRRLFAQLAGDDMEVSATELMNILNKVVTRHPDLKTDGFGIDTCRSMVAVMDSDTTGKLGFEEFKYLWNNIKRWQAIYKQFDTDRSGTICSSELPGAFEAAGFHLNEHLYNMIIRRYSDESGNMDFDNFISCLVRLDAMFRAFKSLDRDGTGQIQVNIQEVRTPILGYGCLGGPHPSALHTSSELQSPPSYFASGPWVRAKGLVLLGFPVLTLHPPLPSGCS, from the exons ATGTTCCTGGTTAACTCGTTCTTGaagggcggcggcggcggcggcgggggaggCGGGGGCCTGGGTGGGGGCCTGGGAAATGTGCTTGGAGGCCTGATCAGCGGggccgggggcggcggcggcggcggcggtggtggtggtggaggcggCGGTGGCGGTGGAACGGCCATGCGTATCCTAGGCGGAGTCATCAGCGCCATCAG CGAGGCGGCTGCGCAGTACAACCCGGAGCCACCG CCCCCACGCACACATTACTCCAACATTGAGGCCAACGAGAGTGAGGAGGTCCGGCAGTTCCGGAGACTCTTTGCCCAGCTGGCTGGAGAT GACATGGAGGTCAGCGCCACAGAACTCATGAACATTCTCAATAAGGTTGTGACACGAC ACCCTGATCTGAAGACTGATGGTTTTGGCATTGACACGTGTCGCAGCATGGTGGCCGTGATGGAT AGCGACACCACAGGCAAGCTGGGCTTTGAGGAATTCAAGTACTTGTGGAACAACATCAAAAGGTGGCAG GCCATATACAAACAGTTCGACACTGACCGATCAGGGACCATTTGCAGTAGTGAACTCCCAGGGGCCTTTGAGGCGGCAG GGTTCCACCTGAATGAGCATCTCTATAACATGATCATCCGACGCTACTCAGATGAAAGTGGGAACATGGATTTTGACAACTTCATCAGCTGCTTGGTCAGGCTGGACGCCATGTTCC GGGCCTTCAAATCTCTTGACAGAGATGGCACTGGCCAAATCCAGGTGAACATCCAGGAGGTAAGAACCCCCATATTGGGGTATGGGTGCCTGGGAGGACCCCACCCCTCAGCCCTTCATACCAGCTCTGAGCTGCAGTCCCCTCCCTCCTATTTTGCCAGCGGTCCCTGGGTGAGGGCAAAGGGGCTGGTGCTCTTGGGGTTCCCTGTCCTCACTCTCCACCCTCCTCTCCCCAGTGGCTGCAGCTGA
- the CAPNS1 gene encoding calpain small subunit 1 isoform X2 has translation MFLVNSFLKGGGGGGGGGGGLGGGLGNVLGGLISGAGGGGGGGGGGGGGGGGGGTAMRILGGVISAISEAAAQYNPEPPPPRTHYSNIEANESEEVRQFRRLFAQLAGDDMEVSATELMNILNKVVTRHPDLKTDGFGIDTCRSMVAVMDSDTTGKLGFEEFKYLWNNIKRWQAIYKQFDTDRSGTICSSELPGAFEAAGFHLNEHLYNMIIRRYSDESGNMDFDNFISCLVRLDAMFRAFKSLDRDGTGQIQVNIQEWLQLTMYS, from the exons ATGTTCCTGGTTAACTCGTTCTTGaagggcggcggcggcggcggcgggggaggCGGGGGCCTGGGTGGGGGCCTGGGAAATGTGCTTGGAGGCCTGATCAGCGGggccgggggcggcggcggcggcggcggtggtggtggtggaggcggCGGTGGCGGTGGAACGGCCATGCGTATCCTAGGCGGAGTCATCAGCGCCATCAG CGAGGCGGCTGCGCAGTACAACCCGGAGCCACCG CCCCCACGCACACATTACTCCAACATTGAGGCCAACGAGAGTGAGGAGGTCCGGCAGTTCCGGAGACTCTTTGCCCAGCTGGCTGGAGAT GACATGGAGGTCAGCGCCACAGAACTCATGAACATTCTCAATAAGGTTGTGACACGAC ACCCTGATCTGAAGACTGATGGTTTTGGCATTGACACGTGTCGCAGCATGGTGGCCGTGATGGAT AGCGACACCACAGGCAAGCTGGGCTTTGAGGAATTCAAGTACTTGTGGAACAACATCAAAAGGTGGCAG GCCATATACAAACAGTTCGACACTGACCGATCAGGGACCATTTGCAGTAGTGAACTCCCAGGGGCCTTTGAGGCGGCAG GGTTCCACCTGAATGAGCATCTCTATAACATGATCATCCGACGCTACTCAGATGAAAGTGGGAACATGGATTTTGACAACTTCATCAGCTGCTTGGTCAGGCTGGACGCCATGTTCC GGGCCTTCAAATCTCTTGACAGAGATGGCACTGGCCAAATCCAGGTGAACATCCAGGAG TGGCTGCAGCTGACTATGTATTCCTGA
- the CAPNS1 gene encoding calpain small subunit 1 isoform X3: MSVVRGFSEAAAQYNPEPPPPRTHYSNIEANESEEVRQFRRLFAQLAGDDMEVSATELMNILNKVVTRHPDLKTDGFGIDTCRSMVAVMDSDTTGKLGFEEFKYLWNNIKRWQAIYKQFDTDRSGTICSSELPGAFEAAGFHLNEHLYNMIIRRYSDESGNMDFDNFISCLVRLDAMFRAFKSLDRDGTGQIQVNIQEWLQLTMYS, from the exons ATGAGTGTGGTCAGAGGTTTTAG CGAGGCGGCTGCGCAGTACAACCCGGAGCCACCG CCCCCACGCACACATTACTCCAACATTGAGGCCAACGAGAGTGAGGAGGTCCGGCAGTTCCGGAGACTCTTTGCCCAGCTGGCTGGAGAT GACATGGAGGTCAGCGCCACAGAACTCATGAACATTCTCAATAAGGTTGTGACACGAC ACCCTGATCTGAAGACTGATGGTTTTGGCATTGACACGTGTCGCAGCATGGTGGCCGTGATGGAT AGCGACACCACAGGCAAGCTGGGCTTTGAGGAATTCAAGTACTTGTGGAACAACATCAAAAGGTGGCAG GCCATATACAAACAGTTCGACACTGACCGATCAGGGACCATTTGCAGTAGTGAACTCCCAGGGGCCTTTGAGGCGGCAG GGTTCCACCTGAATGAGCATCTCTATAACATGATCATCCGACGCTACTCAGATGAAAGTGGGAACATGGATTTTGACAACTTCATCAGCTGCTTGGTCAGGCTGGACGCCATGTTCC GGGCCTTCAAATCTCTTGACAGAGATGGCACTGGCCAAATCCAGGTGAACATCCAGGAG TGGCTGCAGCTGACTATGTATTCCTGA
- the CAPNS1 gene encoding calpain small subunit 1 isoform X4, which yields MGEAAAQYNPEPPPPRTHYSNIEANESEEVRQFRRLFAQLAGDDMEVSATELMNILNKVVTRHPDLKTDGFGIDTCRSMVAVMDSDTTGKLGFEEFKYLWNNIKRWQAIYKQFDTDRSGTICSSELPGAFEAAGFHLNEHLYNMIIRRYSDESGNMDFDNFISCLVRLDAMFRAFKSLDRDGTGQIQVNIQEWLQLTMYS from the exons ATGGG CGAGGCGGCTGCGCAGTACAACCCGGAGCCACCG CCCCCACGCACACATTACTCCAACATTGAGGCCAACGAGAGTGAGGAGGTCCGGCAGTTCCGGAGACTCTTTGCCCAGCTGGCTGGAGAT GACATGGAGGTCAGCGCCACAGAACTCATGAACATTCTCAATAAGGTTGTGACACGAC ACCCTGATCTGAAGACTGATGGTTTTGGCATTGACACGTGTCGCAGCATGGTGGCCGTGATGGAT AGCGACACCACAGGCAAGCTGGGCTTTGAGGAATTCAAGTACTTGTGGAACAACATCAAAAGGTGGCAG GCCATATACAAACAGTTCGACACTGACCGATCAGGGACCATTTGCAGTAGTGAACTCCCAGGGGCCTTTGAGGCGGCAG GGTTCCACCTGAATGAGCATCTCTATAACATGATCATCCGACGCTACTCAGATGAAAGTGGGAACATGGATTTTGACAACTTCATCAGCTGCTTGGTCAGGCTGGACGCCATGTTCC GGGCCTTCAAATCTCTTGACAGAGATGGCACTGGCCAAATCCAGGTGAACATCCAGGAG TGGCTGCAGCTGACTATGTATTCCTGA
- the COX7A1 gene encoding cytochrome c oxidase subunit 7A1, mitochondrial encodes MQALRVSQALIRSFSSTARNRFQNRVREKQKHFQEDNDIPLYLKGGIVDNILYRVTMTLCLGGTVYSLYSLGWASFPRN; translated from the exons ATGCAGGCCCTTCGG GTGTCCCAGGCGCTGATCCGCTCCTTCAGTTCCACCGCCCGGAACCGCTTTCAGAACCGAGTGCGCGAGAAACAGAAGCACTTCCAG GAGGACAATGACATCCCGTTGTACCTGAAGGGCGGCATCGTTGACAACATCCTGTACCGAGTGACAATGACGCTGTGTCTGGGCG GCACTGTCTACAGCTTGTACTCCCTTGGCTGGGCCTCCTTCCCCAGGAATTAA